A region of Solea solea chromosome 7, fSolSol10.1, whole genome shotgun sequence DNA encodes the following proteins:
- the pipox gene encoding peroxisomal sarcosine oxidase, with amino-acid sequence MSTKGEYDCVVIGSGVQGSFAAYELAKKNQKTLLLEQFILPHTRGSSHGQTRIIRSAYEQDFYTHMMEECYELWAQLEKKSGVKLFRQTGLLVMGPENSQTYQMMKSTLQRNKVPIVTLTRENFSQHIPNVTLTEGDEALVDTTAGVLYADRVLKTVQEEFKKLGGIIRDNEKVTDIKPGPVVTVSTAAGVYRAKSVVITAGPWANSLLAHTGLQLPLEVMKINVCYWKEKVPGSYDVNRRFPSFITTESEETDEHIYGLPSNEYPGLMKICHHIGSMTDPDQRDKQTDRSDIDILQRYIARCFPGLHPEPAVVESCMYTLTPDRHFVLDCHPTYNKIVIGAGFSGHGFKFGPIIGKLLGELSLGQVPSHDLSPFRIKRFQGKMKSAL; translated from the exons ATGTCTACCAAGGGCGAGTATGACTGTGTGGTGATCGGGTCCGGCGTTCAGGGCTCGTTCGCGGCTTATGAGCTGGCCAAGAAGAACCAGAAGACTCTTTTACTTGAGCAG TTTATCCTGCCCCACACACGAGGGAGCTCCCATGGCCAAACCCGCATCATACGCAGTGCTTACGAGCAGGACTTCTACACCCACATGATGGAGGAGTGCTACGAGTTGTGGGCTCAGCTGGAGAAGAAGTCAGGCGTCAAACTGTTCAG ACAAACAGGACTCCTGGTGATGGGGCCTGAGAACAGCCAGACTTACCAGATGATGAAGAGCACCCTGCAGAGGAACAAGGTTCCTATAGTAACCCTGACCCGTGAGAACTTCAGCCAGCACATCCCCAATGTCACCCTGACTGAGGGAGATGAAGCTTTGGTGGACACTACTGCTGGAGTTCTCTATGCAGACCGTGTACTCAAGACTGTACAG GAGGAGTTTAAGAAGTTGGGTGGAATCATAAGAGACAACGAGAAGGTGACAGACATCAAGCCTGGTCCTGTTGTGACAGTGTCAACCGCTGCTGGGGTTTATCGAGCCAAGAGTGTAGTCATCACCGCTGGACCATGGGCTAACAGCCTGCTGGCCCACACCGGCTTACAGCTGCCACTCGAG GTGATGAAGATCAACGTGTGCTACTGGAAAGAGAAGGTTCCTGGATCATATGACGTGAATCGGCGCTTCCCCAGCTTCATTACGACTGAGAGCGAGGAGACAGACGAGCACATTTATGGCCTCCCCTCCAATGAGTACCCGGGCCTGATGAAG ATATGCCACCATATAGGCAGTATGACAGACCCAGACCAGAGAgacaagcagacagacaggtctgATATTGACATCCTTCAGCGCTACATCGCCCGTTGTTTCCCTGGCCTGCACCCTGAACCTGCGGTGGTGGAGAGCTGCATGTATACA CTGACTCCTGACCGTCACTTTGTGCTGGACTGCCACCCTACTTACAACAAAATTGTGATTGGAGCAGGATTCTCAG GTCACGGCTTCAAGTTTGGACCAATCATCGGCAAGCTCCTGGGTGAACTCAGCCT